The Acidimicrobiales bacterium sequence GCCCGGGCCTGCACGAGGGGGTCCCATCCCGGACGGGAGGCGAAGCGGTGCCCGGCGGGATACGCCGGGACCGAGCAGTAGACGAGCCGCGGCAGGGACCGGGCCAGCTCCTCGTAGGAGAGCCCGAGGCGGCCCATGGTGCCGGGGCGGAAGGACTCCACGAGGACGTCGGCGCCGCCGGCGAGACGCAGGAACGCCTCCCTCCCGCCCGGGTGCTTCAGGTCGAGGGCCAGCGACCGGCGGCTGCGGTTCCACACGTGGTAGCCGGGTTGGGCCCGGAACGGGTCCCCGCCGGGCGGCTCGACCTTTACGACGTCGGCGCCGAGCTCGGCCAGGAGGAGCACCCCGATCGGCCCCGCCATGCCCATCGTCAGGTCGAGGATCCGCACCCCGTCCAGCGGGCCCGCCGCCGGCACCGTCAGCCCCCGTTCAGCACGGCCAGGACGGCCCAGGCGTCGGCGAGGCTGCGCATGGTGTCGTTCAGGTGGGTGCAGGTCGTGATGCCGGTGAAGTCCCGCCTCACCAGGCCGGAGAGCTCCCGGACGTCGAGCCCGACCAGCCGGTCGACGCTTCCCACGGCCTGGGGGCACTCGGTCCAGGGCAGGGCGCGCGGCACGGCGGCGGCGGCCAGGACCGTCCCGGTCCCGGGGTCGAGGTCGGCGGTCAGGGTGTACTCGTGGAGCGAGCGCTCGATCCCCTCCAGGTCGGCGTAGCTGTCCCGGAAATGGACGTCGAGCCGGACCGGCTCCCCCGGGC is a genomic window containing:
- a CDS encoding DUF2889 domain-containing protein; this encodes LSLLEENGSLPHSLGPPAPELTVPDDPLAWHERPALPARATRRTRRLDVVPAGPGEPVRLDVHFRDSYADLEGIERSLHEYTLTADLDPGTGTVLAAAAVPRALPWTECPQAVGSVDRLVGLDVRELSGLVRRDFTGITTCTHLNDTMRSLADAWAVLAVLNGG